The Pyxidicoccus sp. MSG2 DNA segment CCTCACCGCCAGCCTCGTCGACACCATCGGAGGCCGCAGCCTGGCCAAGCCTCGAGCCGAAGCCCCCGAGGCCGACACCCTCCTGCGCACCGCCGAGGCCGTCGCCGATGAGCTTCTCGCCGCGCTCGTCACTCCCGGGGAGACGGGCTCGGGTCGTCCCCTCCTGGGCGGCCCCAGGACGGGCGGCGGTGGCTTCGTGCTCGGCCTGCGCATCAACAACAACTTCATCGACAACCTCGCCACCCTCAACCCGGGCGGCGATCTGGAAATCGGCTACTGGTTCCACCCCGAGTGGGTTGGCTTCGCGCAGATTGGCTTCAACTACGTGCGCTCCAACACCGAGGGCGCCAAGGGCGGACTCAACGTCCTGCCCAGCCTCGTGGGCCTTCGCCACTACCACAACCTGGCGAAGCCCCTTCGTCCCTACTGGGGCTTCGGCCTGGGCGTGCAGCTGTCCTTCGGCGACTTCGGCATCTTCCAGTCCACCGGCCCGCTGCCCACCGTCGTCGGCTTCGGCGGCCTCGAGTACCTCATCGCCGGCCACGTGGGCCTCCAGCTCGAGGTCGGCACCAACGTCGCGCAGGCGGTGATGGGCCTCGCCGAGTCCAAGCTCGGTGACGGCCTCAACCTGGACCTCAACGCGGGCATCGCCTACCACTTCTGAGAGTCGGAGCCTCCATGTCCCCGCGCCTCCTGCCCCTGCTCCTATTGCTCGCCGCCGCCGCATGTGACGAAGGCCCCCCGCGCGTCAACCCCAAGGACCACGCCGAGGGGCTCTACCTCAAGGGCACCGCCGAGTACCTCCAGGGACAGTTCGAGGCCTCCCTCGCCTCCTTCGAGGCGATGAGGCAGATCCTCCCCAACGACCCGCGCCTGCCCGCCGCCCGGGGCGAGGTCTACCTGTCCATGGGCCGCATCAACGAGGCCTCCGCCGAGTTCGAAGCGGCCATCAAGCTCGACCCCAAGCGCTCCACCAACTGGAGCCGCCTGGGCTTCATCCAGGCCCAGCTCGGCAAGGTGCCCGAGGCCCAGAGCTCCCTGCGCAAGGCCGTCGCCCTCTATCCGAACGACTACAACGCGCTCGAGTCCCTCGGCGAGCTGCACCTCAAGCAGGGCGAGAAGGACGAGGCCGTCCGCCACTTCATGCTCGCCGCCACCGCCGCGTTCGGCGAGACGAAGTCCCTGCTGACGATGCGCGCGCTGGACGTGCTCACGCAGCAGGGGAAGAACGACGAGGTGCTGGCGCTCGCCAACCGCGCGGTGGGCGAAGGCGTGCGCACGACCGAGGTGCTGTCCACGCTGGGGGATGCCCTCGTGCGCGCGGGCAAGCTCCCCGAGGCCGCCATGGCCTACAAGGACGCCGCGAGCCGCTCGCGCATGGACCCGACGCTCTGGGAGCTCGTGGGGGAAATCCACATGCGACTGGACAAGCCCGGTGACGCCATCGCCGCGTACAAGGAGTCGCTCAAAATCAAGAACCGGGCCGTCGTGCATGTCGCGCTCGCGCGCATCCACCTCGCCATGCAGGACCGCGAGGGCGCGCTGGACGAGCTCAACGCGGCCCTGGAGTCCGTCTCCGGCAAGGACACCCGCGAGCTGCGCGAGCTGGCCGACCTGCTCGCGGACCTGGACCGCAAGCCGGACGCGCTGCGCATCCTCGCCAGCCTCAGCGCGGAGCAGGAGCACGTGAAGGACGCCGAGCTCCAGCTCACCACCGCCCGCCTGGCGCGTGAGCTGAAGGACGCCGCCGTGCTCCAGTCCGCATGCGCTCGCGCCACCGCGGCCGATGCCGGTGTGAAGAAGTGTCCGTGAGCCGCGCGACACGCGGCGCCTGGCCCGGCTCGTCGTTATTGGGACGCCGGCACGTGAAGTCCGTGCCCCAGGAGAACCACTCGTGAAGCCCTCGAATCTTCGTCGCGGCCTTGCCCGCGCGGCCCGCTGGCTGGGGGGGCTGGTGGCCCTCGCGCTCGTGGGCACCCTCGCCAGCGCCTGGACGGCCTTCGGTGGCCGTGCGGCAGGCGCACGCCGCGAGCGGATGGAGCACTCCCCGCAGTGGCAGGACGGCCACTTCGAGAACCCGCAGCCGCTCTACAACGACTTCGGGCGCTCCATCTCGGCCATGTTCAACGCGAGCCCCGTCGCGAGCCCCACCCAGCTTCCGCTCGCCACCGCCTCCGTCGACCCGCGCCTCTGGGAGATTCCCCCGGCCACGGGCCTGCGCGTCACCTGGTTCGGACACTCCTCGACGCTCATCGAGGTGGACGGCGCTCGCGTGCTCACGGACCCCATCTGGAGCGACCGGGCCTCGCCGCTGACGTGGGCCGGGCCCACGCGGTGGTACGCGCCGCCCGTCGCGCTGGACGCGCTGCCGAAAATCGACGCCGTGGTCATCTCCCATGACCACTATGACCACCTGGACCACCGCACCGTCGTGGCCATGAAGGACTGGGACACCACCTTCATCGTCCCGCTTGGCGTCGGCGCGCACCTCGAGTCCTGGGGCGTGCCGCCCGCGCGCATCGTCGAGCTGGACTGGTGGGAGCGCACGCAGGTGCGTGGGCTCGACATCGTCTGCACGCCGTCACGGCATGCCTCGGGACGCACGGGCATCGACAAGGACGCCACGCTGTGGGCCGGCTTCGCGCTGCTCGGCCCGAAGCACCGTGCGTACTACTCGGGGGACACGGGGCTGTTCCCCGCGATGAAGGACATCGGCGCCCGCCTGGGGCCCTTCGACGTCACGCTCATCGAGGTGGGCCAGTACCACAGCGCCTGGCCGGACTGGCACATCGGTCCCGAGCAGGCGGTGCTCGCCCACCAGCAACTGCGGGGAAAGGTGCTCCTGCCCGTGCACTGGGGGCTGTTCAGCCTCGCGCCCCACGGCTGGACGGAGCCGATGGAGCGCGTGCTCGCGGCCGCCGGGAAGGCCGGTCAGCGCGTGCTCGTCCCGAAGCCGGGGGAGAGCGTCGAGCCGGAAGCTCCTCCGGCCCTGGCGCCCTGGTGGCCCGCCCTGCCGTGGAACACGGGAGAGCAGGACCCCATCGTCTCCACCAAGCTGGACTGACGCCTAGACGCGCCCGCCCTGCAGCTTGCGGTACACGCCCACCACCTGGCCCAGAATCATCGTGGAGCGGAAGTCCGCGCGACTCACGTAGATGGGCTGCATGGTGGCGTTCGCCGGCTGGAAGCGGATGCGATCCCCTTCCGGGTAGTAGCGCTTCACCGTGGCCTCGTCCTCGATGAGGGCCACGACGATTTCGCCCGGCTGCGCCGACGGCGTCTTCTTCACGAAGAGGTAGTCGCCGTCGTGGATGCCGTCGTCGATCATCGACTGGCCCTTCACGCGCAGGGCGAAGACCTCGCGGCCATTCACGCCCCCGAGCAGGAAGCTGTCGATCTTGACCGAGTCCTCCATGTGCTCCTGCGCGAGCAGGGGCGCGCCGGCGGCGACCTTGCCCAGCAGGGGCACCTCCACCATGCCGGCTTCCTTCTTCGCACCCAGGCCGAGCGCCAGCCGCGCCCGCTTGGTGGGCACCAGGGAGCGGCTCTGCTGCTCGCCCCGGTTCAGGTAGCCCTTGCGCTCCAGCGCCTTGAGGTGGTCGTTCACGCCGTTGGTCGAGCGGATGTCCATCTGCTCGCCGATTTCGCGGATGGTCGGCGGGAAGCCCCGCGTCTCCGTCTCCTTGACGATGAAGCTGAGAATCTCGCGCTGGCGTTCCGTGAGCTCTTCCATGCGCTCCCTCCCTCTGCTGGCGTCCTGCCAGGGGCACGGACGTCCAGGCAACAGGCTTTCAGTATCCACTCTCCCTGAACATACGTGTAGAGTCAATTCGTTCAGTGTCCCCCTGCGCACCCTCCGTGCGTGCTGAGCAGTCGCCTTTCTCACAACTTGAGGCAGGACGACGATCTTTGCGTACAATTCCGCCCGCTTTGTCCGAGCCCCGCCACACGTTGCTGTTCGTCGATGACGAGGCCGACGTCCTGGACATCCTCACGCGGATGTTCCAGCGCCGGTATCGCGTCCTGACCGCGCCCAATGGCGCAGCGGCGCTCGACATCCTGCGTCGTGAAACGGTGGACGTGCTCATCACGGACCAGCGGATGCCGGAGATGTCGGGCATCGAGCTGGTGGCGACGGTGCGCGCGGAGGGCTTCGACGTCACCGCGCTGCTGCTCACCGGGTACACGGACCCGGAGGACATCATCGCGGCCATCAACCGCGGCCAGGTGTACCGGTACATCACCAAGCCGTGGGACGTGAACGACCTGGTCATCACCGTGAAGAACGCGGTGGAGTTCACGCAGTTGCGGCGCGACAAGGAGCGGCTCATCCGCCAGCTCCACCAGCGCGTGGAGGCCCTCTTCGTCCTCTACGAGGTGAGCCGCGCCTCCGCGAACGACCCGGCCAGCTACGACAACATCATCGACCGCGTGCTCATCGCCGTGGCGCGGGTGCTGCCGTACGACTGCGGCGCGGCGCTCATCGCCCCGGACTCGTCGGGCAGCGTCACGCTGCGGCTGCGCTGCCACGGCACGGTGGGGGAGCAGGCGCTGCTGGGCGTGAAGGAGTCCATGCTCGGCGCGTACCGCAAGAGCAGCGGCCTGCTGCTGCCGGAGGACCGCGTCATCACCCGCGTGGCCGGCACCACCACGAAGGACGCCGAGGCCACCACCGTCTACCCCAGCCAGCTCACCGTGAATCTGGTGGCCGGCGGGCGTCCGGTGGGCATGCTGTCGCTGTTCAGCCAGAAGCCGGACGCCTTCACCGAGGACGACGGCGTGCTGCTGGACGTGCTCGCCAACCAGACGGCGGACGCCATCCAGTCCCTGCGCTCGGCGGAGGAGGAAGCCCGCCACCGCATGGAGCGGATGGTGGAGTCCATGGCGGACGGCGTGGTCCTCACCGACGAGAAGAACGACATCGTGGTGATGAACCCCGCCGCGCGCCGCCTGCTCCAGGCGGAGGACGACACGGAGGCCCACACCACGCGGATGATGGAGGAGCGGCTGGGCTTCCAGCCCTTCCACCTGGTGCGCGGCTGGGAGTACAGCGGCAACCAGGTGCTGCGCGAGGAGGTGAAGCTCTTCGACCGCCACGTGCAGGTGACTGTCACGCCGGTGAGCGACGCGCGCGGCACGCTGCGCGGGGTGTGCGTGGTGCTGCGCGACATCACCGAGCAGAAGAGCCTGGAGGAGCGCAAGGACGAGTTCGTCTCCATGGTGAGCCACGAGCTGCGCACGCCGCTCACGTCCATGTCCGGCGCGCTGGACCTGGTGCTCAACTTCATGGCCGGCGACATCAACGAGCGGCAGCGCCGCTACCTGTCGCTGGCGAAGGACTCCACCGAAAAGCTCAACTCCATCGTCGACGACCTGCTCGACCTGTCGAAGTTCGCCAAGGGTCGGCTGCAGATGAACTTCGAGGTGGCGTACCTCGACGAGGTGATTCAGCGGGTGGTGGAGAAGTACCAGCCGGCCTTCGGCGAGAAGCGCATCCTGGTGAAGTCCATTCTTCCGCGGCACCCCCTGCGGGCGATGGCGGACCCCAACCGGTTGAACCAGGTCCTCAACAACCTGCTCAACAACGCGGTGAAGTTCACCCCGGAGGGCGGCGACGTGCGGGTGGAGCTGCACGCCACCTCCAGCCTGCCGGGCTACGTGGTGATTTCCTGCTGGAACAGCGGAGACCCCATCGCCGAGGAGAGCCTGGAGCGCATCTTCGACCGCTTCGAGCAGGCGCGCACCAAGGCCAACCGCACCGTGCGCGGCACCGGTCTGGGCCTGGCCATCTGCCGCAACATCGTGGAGGCCCACGGCGGCCGCGTCTGGTGCGAGCCCTGCGCGGACGGCGTGCGCTTCATGGCGGTGCTGCCCACCGAGCCGCCCCCCGAGCTGCGAGGCGATGACGGCGCGGAGAGCGTGGCGGTGCAGCCGCGCCGCAAGGAGAGCCGGGGCCGGGTGCTGGTCATCGAGGGCGAGCCCGAGGTGGGCTACATCGCCAAGGCCCTGATGATGGGGCGCGGCTACGACGTGCGGCTGGCCTTCAATGCCGAGGAGGGCCTGGCCTCCGCGCGCGCCTACCACCCGGACATGCTGATCGTCTCCGTGCGGTTGCCGGACGTGGACGGGCTGCGGCTGGCGGAAATCCTCCGGCACGACCCGGAGACGCGCCGCGCGCCGCTGCTGGTGACGTCCGCCTTCGACGAGCGGCAGCGCGCCTTCCGCGCCGGGGCGGACGCCTTCCTGGTGCGCCCGCTGGCGTCGGACAAGCTGCTGGCCACGGTGGACTCGCTGGTGCGCGGCCGCTCGGGCCCCGCGCACGGGCGCGTGCTGGTGGTGGACGACGACGCGAAGATTGCCGCCATCTGCCGCGAGGTGCTGGAGAACATCGGCTTCGACGTGGCCACCGCGGGCTCCATCGAAGAGGGACGCCGCTCCCTGCGCGAGCGCCGGCCGGACGTTGTCCTGCTGGACGTGACGCTGCCGGACGGTGACGGCTTCGTCTTCCTGGAGGAGATCAAGGCCGAGCGCGCCAGCGGCCACATCTCCGTCATCTTCATCTCCGCCCGCGCGGAGACGTCCTCCAAGGTGCGCGCCCTCAAGCTGGGCGGCGACGACTACCTCACCAAGCCCTTCGACGCGCTGGAGCTGGGTGCGCGCGTGGAGAGCGTGATGCGGCGCAAGGAGCAGGAGCTGTCCGCGTCGCCCACCACGCAGCTGCCGGGCTCCACCGCGATTGAGCGCGAGGTCCAGCGGCGGCTGGTGGCGCGGCGGCCGTTCGCCTTCTGCTACCTCGACCTGGACAACCTCAAGGCCTACAACGACTACTACGGCTTCGCGAAGGCGGACGGTGTCGTGCGCCAGACGGGCGACCTGATGCGCGAAATCTTCGCGCAGGACGGCGCGCCCGGGGACTTCCTGGGCCACGTGGCCGGTGACGACTTCGTGTTCATCACCTCCACGGAGTCGGTGGACCGCATCTGCCAGAAGGCGATCGAGACCTTCGACCGCATCATCCCGCTCTACTACGACCGGCAGGACCGGGAGCGCGGGCACATCGAGGCGGAGGACCGCTTCGGGGAGAAGCGTCACTTCCCCATCATGAGCGTGTCCGTGGTGGCGGTGATGACGGACGGCTCGCAGGACCACGCGGAGCTGGCGCGGCGCGCGGCGGACATGAAGAAGCGGGCGAAGGCGATTGCCGGCTCCGTCTTCCTGCGCAGCGACAGGGAGCGGGTGGTACGCTCCGTGGCCGGATGAGGCTCTACCAACAGCTCGTCCTCTTCATGCTGGCCGCGACGGTGCTTCCCCTCGCCGCGGTGGGCTTCCTGTTGCTTTCGCGCGCCGAGGCCGAGCTCGCCGCCCGCATCGACGCCGAGCAGCGCTCCCAGGCCAGCGCCACCGCGGAGGCGGTGGGCACCTCGCTGATGGAGGTGGTGGACGCGCTGGCCCGCTCGGCGGAGCTGTTCGACTGGCAGGCCGCCACCGACGCGGAGACGGCGGGCGGGCTGCGCCTCCTGTACGGGCAGTCCCCGACGGTCAGCGCCGTGCTGAAGCTGGACGCCGAGGGCCGGCCGGTGGGCACGCCCGTCTTCCGGGCGCAGGCGGCGGACGGGCACCCCGCGTTCCAGGCCGACCGGCTGGAGCGGCTGGTGCGCTCGGTGCCGGTGCAGCCGCTGCGTGGCGGCGGCAAGGGTCAGGCGGCGCTGGGCACCGCGTACGTCCATGGCGACGACGGACGCGCGGCGGTGGCCGTGGTGGTGAAGCTGGCCGAAGGGGAGGGCGCTCCGTACGCGCTGGCGGAGGTGGTCTTCACTCAGCTGGAGACGGTGCTGAAGCGCCGCGCGGCCGGAGGACTGGGGCGCATCGACCTGGTGGACGAGGACCGGCGCGTGCTGGCCAGCTCCGACCCCGAGCGGCGGATGAAGGTGCTGGCGCCGGAGCTGACCGCATACCTCGTCACGCCCACCGCGCCGCTGCCGGACGCCGTGCGCAGCTTCCGGGTGGAGTCCCCCGCGCGCCGGGTGAGCGTGGCGCGCGTGCCGCAGGGCCTGCGTTTCGACGTGGTGGTGGAGGTGGACGAGGCCACCGCGCTGGCGCCGGTGAGCGCCATGCGGCGCACGGTGCTGCTCTCCATCGGCGCGACGTTCTTCGTGTTGCTCGGGCTGGGGGCCCTCTTCACCCGTGGCCTCAACCGCCGGCTCGCGGACGTGGTGGAGGGTGCCGAGGCCTACGGGCGCGGCGAGCTGGACAAGCGCGTGACGGTGCGCGGCCAGGACGAGCTGAGCGAGCTGGCCACGACGTTCAACCGCATGGGCGCCGAGCTGGAGCAGGCCCGCGCCCGGCTGATGCGGTGGAACGATGACCTGCGCACCCGCGTGGACGAGGCCACCTCCGACTTGAAGGCCGCCCAGGCCCAGCTGCTGGAAGCGCAGAAGCTGGCCGCGGTGGGGCAGCTCGGCGCGGGGGTGGCGCATGAAATCAACAACCCGCTGGCGGGCATCCTCGGCAACGTGCAGCTGTTGATGCTGGACCGCGGCGCGTCCGACCCGGACCTGGGCACGCTCCAGAAAATCGAGCAGAGCGCCAAGCGCTGCAAGGAAATCACCCAGAACCTGCTGCGCTTCTCCCAGCAGCGTGAGCGCGCGGAGCTGCGGCCGGTGGACCTGAACGCGGTGGTGCGCGACGCGCTCAGCCTCACGGAGCACCAGACGCGCAGCGAGGGAATCACCCTTGTCACGGAGCTGACGCAGGGGCTGGGCCGCGTGCGCGCGGACCCCGGGCACCTGTCCCAGGTGGTCCTGGCGCTCCTGTCCAACGCGCGCACGGCGATGCTGAAGACGCCCGTCAAGCGCCTCACCCTGCGCACCGGGGAGCGCGACGGCCGCGCCTTCTTCGAGGTGGAGGACACGGGCAGGGGCATCTCCCCGGACATCCGCCCGCGCATCTTCGAGCCCTTCTTCACCACCAAGGACGTGTGGTCCAACGTGGGGTTGGGGCTGAGCGTGGTGTGGCGCGTGGTGACGGAGGCGCAGGGCACCATCGATGTGCGCTCGGAAGCAGGGCAGGGAGCCTGTTTCACGGTGACGCTGCCGAAGGCGTGAGGCCCCGCATGGGCTGTGATAGCTAGAGAGGCTGCCCATGGCCCAACCCCGCCGCCAGACGCCCTTCCTCGTCGGCCTCGTGCTGATTCTCGCGGCATTGCCGGTGGGGTGGTTCGTCTTCCTGCGCCAGCCGCCGCCTCCTCCTCCGCGGCCCGCGCCTCCGCCCGTCGCGGTGCCGGCTCCGACCGAGAAGAAGCCCCTGGAGCTGGAGTTCACCGAGGTGTCCGGCACCGTGGAGGTGCAGCACCCGGACGGCACCTGGCGCCCGGCGACGGTGGGCGCGGCCCTGCGCCGCAACGAGAAGGTGCGCACCCAGGACGGCTCGTACGCCATGCTCATCGGCGGCGAGGCCGTGGAAGTGCGCATGGACCCCGGCACGGAAATCTCCGTGGAGGCGCTGACGGAGTCCGTGTCCCGCATCCTCCTCGGCAAGGGTATGGCGACGGCCGTCGTGCGTCCCGGCCAGCGCCACACCTTCGAGGTGAAGGCGGCCAACGCGGACGCGGTGGCCACCCTCGAGCAGAGCGGTGCCTTCACCATGAGCAACAACGGCCAGGGCACCGTGGCGGTGGGCACGCGCGAGGGTGAGGTGACGCTGCTCGGGCAGGGCAAGGTCGTCATCGTCCGCGCGGGTCAGCAGGCCGTCATCCGCCCCGGCCAGGCGCCGTCCGAGCCCGCGACGGTGCCCAGCAGCCTCCTGCTCAAGGTGGATTGGCCGGTGGAGCGCACGCGCCGCGAGCGCGAACTGCTCGTGCGTGGACAGACGGTCCCCGGCAGCCGCGTGGAGGTGGACGGTGTCACGGTGGCGCCGGACGCCCAGGGCCACTTCGAGCGCAAGGTGGTGCTGCGCGAGGGCCGCAACACCGTGGACGTCCGCGCCGTCGGAGTGGGGGCTGTCGGAGGGGTGGACGGCGGAGTGAAGCGTATTGAACAAAGGGACAAGCAGGACGTGGTCGTCGACACCACGCCGCCCCCTTTGAAGACGGATCCGGACATCTGGAATCAAGCAAACAACGATTCCCGGTAGAAGACCGTGCGGGCAGACGGCCGATCGCCTTGACCCCTGGTCCAAGGGCTCCCTAGACTCCTCCGCAGTCGTTCCTGTTCAAGGGCAATCCTGGACGAAAGTCCTGGTGCGCAAAGCCGCGGGGCCTGAAGTCCGGCCGGCCGTGACCGCCGTGGGAAGCCAGTACCGGATATGCCGGGTCCCGTGTGCCTTGTGCAGGCTTGGGTCGTCGTCTCGGTCTCTCCGGGAGGTCGTTTCCGATGCTGCGGACACTGGCCCTGGTTTCCTCGCTGCTCCCCGCGCTGTCTCCCGCCTTCGCGCAGATGCAGGCGCGCCCCATCACCGGCACGGCGAAGGTCGTCAACGGTGGACCGGGAGACCAGACGGACCCCCACGTCAGCGGCCCGCTGGTCGCCTATACGAACGAGGTCCGCGGCACGAGCGAGATTCGCTACCACGACCTGGTGACGGAGCACGACGCGGCCATCCCCAATGGGGGCGCCTTCGACTTCGTGTCGGACGTGAGCGGCGACACGGTGGTGTTCACCCGCGTCGGCGCCTCCAGCTCCATCTACACCTTCGACGTGGTGGCCCCGGGCTCCACGCCGGTGGAGCTGGCGCCCGAGCAGGGCAGCAGCCGGCGCGCGGCGGTGATTGGCGGCCGCACGGTGGCGTGGCAGGACTTCGGCTTCACTGGCAACACGCTGCAGCCGGAGATTGCCGCGTTCGACCTGGACACCGGCACACTCACCCGGCTCACCGAGGATGCGCTGCAGGACCGCACGCCGGCGGTGGCGCCCGATGGAAAGACGGTGGTCTGGGCCAAGTGCAACACGCAGAGCCAGGCGTGCGACATCTGGGAGGCGCGGTGGAACGGCGCGGGCTTCACCACGCAGGCACTCACCGGCACCGAGGGTGAGGAGTCGCAGCCGGACACCAACGGCGAGGTGGTGGTCTACGCCAGCACGCGCATGGTGGACGGTGTCTCGGACCGGGACATCTACTGGAAGCCGGTGGGCGGCGGCGTCGAGCAACGGCTGGCACTGCCAGGGCTGGACGCCAATCCGAGCATCAGCGGCTCGCTGGTGGCCTTCGAGCGCAGGGCGCCGGAGAAGAACGACTTCGACATCGCGCTCTACGACTTGAAGTCGCAGACCCTCTACGTGCTGACGAGCGGGCCGGAGAACGAGAACCTCAACGACTTGAGCATGAGCGGGGACGGCACGGTGCGCGTGGTGTGGACGGCGCCGGCCAACGGCGACTTCAACGTGCACTCCTTCACCTTCCAGCTTCCGTCGGAGCGCCCGTGCCGGCCTTTCGAGGAGGTGGACCGGCTCCCCATCGACGTCTGCTACACGCCGGACGACTGGCCGCTGCTGACCACGCTGGAGGTGACGCGAACCACCGGTGCCCCCAACGGCGCCGAGCTTGATTTCGCCGGAAAGGGCGTGGGCGTCATCTGTGTGGACAACGGCTTCAGCGGCCTGCCGGCCACCTCCGGCTGGGTGTGGCTCAATGGCCACGTGAAGGTGTCACCCGACCAGTTCCAGAAAGACGTGTCCCTCATCGCCAAGGGCATGGTGATGGCCACGGACGGCCACAACACGCTGACCGCTCAGATCTCCGGAAAGCCCGGAACTACG contains these protein-coding regions:
- a CDS encoding MBL fold metallo-hydrolase, with translation MKPSNLRRGLARAARWLGGLVALALVGTLASAWTAFGGRAAGARRERMEHSPQWQDGHFENPQPLYNDFGRSISAMFNASPVASPTQLPLATASVDPRLWEIPPATGLRVTWFGHSSTLIEVDGARVLTDPIWSDRASPLTWAGPTRWYAPPVALDALPKIDAVVISHDHYDHLDHRTVVAMKDWDTTFIVPLGVGAHLESWGVPPARIVELDWWERTQVRGLDIVCTPSRHASGRTGIDKDATLWAGFALLGPKHRAYYSGDTGLFPAMKDIGARLGPFDVTLIEVGQYHSAWPDWHIGPEQAVLAHQQLRGKVLLPVHWGLFSLAPHGWTEPMERVLAAAGKAGQRVLVPKPGESVEPEAPPALAPWWPALPWNTGEQDPIVSTKLD
- a CDS encoding tetratricopeptide repeat protein; translated protein: MSPRLLPLLLLLAAAACDEGPPRVNPKDHAEGLYLKGTAEYLQGQFEASLASFEAMRQILPNDPRLPAARGEVYLSMGRINEASAEFEAAIKLDPKRSTNWSRLGFIQAQLGKVPEAQSSLRKAVALYPNDYNALESLGELHLKQGEKDEAVRHFMLAATAAFGETKSLLTMRALDVLTQQGKNDEVLALANRAVGEGVRTTEVLSTLGDALVRAGKLPEAAMAYKDAASRSRMDPTLWELVGEIHMRLDKPGDAIAAYKESLKIKNRAVVHVALARIHLAMQDREGALDELNAALESVSGKDTRELRELADLLADLDRKPDALRILASLSAEQEHVKDAELQLTTARLARELKDAAVLQSACARATAADAGVKKCP
- a CDS encoding FecR domain-containing protein, with amino-acid sequence MAQPRRQTPFLVGLVLILAALPVGWFVFLRQPPPPPPRPAPPPVAVPAPTEKKPLELEFTEVSGTVEVQHPDGTWRPATVGAALRRNEKVRTQDGSYAMLIGGEAVEVRMDPGTEISVEALTESVSRILLGKGMATAVVRPGQRHTFEVKAANADAVATLEQSGAFTMSNNGQGTVAVGTREGEVTLLGQGKVVIVRAGQQAVIRPGQAPSEPATVPSSLLLKVDWPVERTRRERELLVRGQTVPGSRVEVDGVTVAPDAQGHFERKVVLREGRNTVDVRAVGVGAVGGVDGGVKRIEQRDKQDVVVDTTPPPLKTDPDIWNQANNDSR
- the lexA gene encoding transcriptional repressor LexA, which encodes MEELTERQREILSFIVKETETRGFPPTIREIGEQMDIRSTNGVNDHLKALERKGYLNRGEQQSRSLVPTKRARLALGLGAKKEAGMVEVPLLGKVAAGAPLLAQEHMEDSVKIDSFLLGGVNGREVFALRVKGQSMIDDGIHDGDYLFVKKTPSAQPGEIVVALIEDEATVKRYYPEGDRIRFQPANATMQPIYVSRADFRSTMILGQVVGVYRKLQGGRV
- a CDS encoding response regulator, producing MSEPRHTLLFVDDEADVLDILTRMFQRRYRVLTAPNGAAALDILRRETVDVLITDQRMPEMSGIELVATVRAEGFDVTALLLTGYTDPEDIIAAINRGQVYRYITKPWDVNDLVITVKNAVEFTQLRRDKERLIRQLHQRVEALFVLYEVSRASANDPASYDNIIDRVLIAVARVLPYDCGAALIAPDSSGSVTLRLRCHGTVGEQALLGVKESMLGAYRKSSGLLLPEDRVITRVAGTTTKDAEATTVYPSQLTVNLVAGGRPVGMLSLFSQKPDAFTEDDGVLLDVLANQTADAIQSLRSAEEEARHRMERMVESMADGVVLTDEKNDIVVMNPAARRLLQAEDDTEAHTTRMMEERLGFQPFHLVRGWEYSGNQVLREEVKLFDRHVQVTVTPVSDARGTLRGVCVVLRDITEQKSLEERKDEFVSMVSHELRTPLTSMSGALDLVLNFMAGDINERQRRYLSLAKDSTEKLNSIVDDLLDLSKFAKGRLQMNFEVAYLDEVIQRVVEKYQPAFGEKRILVKSILPRHPLRAMADPNRLNQVLNNLLNNAVKFTPEGGDVRVELHATSSLPGYVVISCWNSGDPIAEESLERIFDRFEQARTKANRTVRGTGLGLAICRNIVEAHGGRVWCEPCADGVRFMAVLPTEPPPELRGDDGAESVAVQPRRKESRGRVLVIEGEPEVGYIAKALMMGRGYDVRLAFNAEEGLASARAYHPDMLIVSVRLPDVDGLRLAEILRHDPETRRAPLLVTSAFDERQRAFRAGADAFLVRPLASDKLLATVDSLVRGRSGPAHGRVLVVDDDAKIAAICREVLENIGFDVATAGSIEEGRRSLRERRPDVVLLDVTLPDGDGFVFLEEIKAERASGHISVIFISARAETSSKVRALKLGGDDYLTKPFDALELGARVESVMRRKEQELSASPTTQLPGSTAIEREVQRRLVARRPFAFCYLDLDNLKAYNDYYGFAKADGVVRQTGDLMREIFAQDGAPGDFLGHVAGDDFVFITSTESVDRICQKAIETFDRIIPLYYDRQDRERGHIEAEDRFGEKRHFPIMSVSVVAVMTDGSQDHAELARRAADMKKRAKAIAGSVFLRSDRERVVRSVAG
- a CDS encoding sensor histidine kinase, producing the protein MRLYQQLVLFMLAATVLPLAAVGFLLLSRAEAELAARIDAEQRSQASATAEAVGTSLMEVVDALARSAELFDWQAATDAETAGGLRLLYGQSPTVSAVLKLDAEGRPVGTPVFRAQAADGHPAFQADRLERLVRSVPVQPLRGGGKGQAALGTAYVHGDDGRAAVAVVVKLAEGEGAPYALAEVVFTQLETVLKRRAAGGLGRIDLVDEDRRVLASSDPERRMKVLAPELTAYLVTPTAPLPDAVRSFRVESPARRVSVARVPQGLRFDVVVEVDEATALAPVSAMRRTVLLSIGATFFVLLGLGALFTRGLNRRLADVVEGAEAYGRGELDKRVTVRGQDELSELATTFNRMGAELEQARARLMRWNDDLRTRVDEATSDLKAAQAQLLEAQKLAAVGQLGAGVAHEINNPLAGILGNVQLLMLDRGASDPDLGTLQKIEQSAKRCKEITQNLLRFSQQRERAELRPVDLNAVVRDALSLTEHQTRSEGITLVTELTQGLGRVRADPGHLSQVVLALLSNARTAMLKTPVKRLTLRTGERDGRAFFEVEDTGRGISPDIRPRIFEPFFTTKDVWSNVGLGLSVVWRVVTEAQGTIDVRSEAGQGACFTVTLPKA